In Lodderomyces elongisporus chromosome 2, complete sequence, the following proteins share a genomic window:
- the OXR1 gene encoding oxidation resistance protein 1 (BUSCO:EOG092629U5) — MSFLFRRSSELNRPRKARTEEQLSHQKKVADTGDEGNSNNVPELEPDPEQKPESDLDQEHKHEHESSASPIDDTGSGSEKTSLKKRPTFLQSLMRVSSGNGSSSSLKSSTSSSSSQLSGIPPLPPLVLADHKGNIKNRLLDIELATNIQSLLPARLQLFDTWDLVYSLSQHGMSLNTLYRNSKPEHQLQELKKRKKAEKGYADAVVKKMMVADFPKQGGFTIEQRRPQGYILVIKDEHNAKFGAYLNEYLKPMEHKRYYGNGECFLWKVENYDPSTLISHNEKPNKDSSESSSKNNATRFKAFMYTGINDNIIYSNRDFIAIGSSHGENGLYLDQSLSSGVSYPCETFGNEILCSNTKKNPKAGSFKIMGLEIWRVGTLE, encoded by the coding sequence ATGTCCTTTCTATTTAGAAGATCACTGGAACTCAATAGGCCTCGGAAGGCTAGAACCGAAGAGCAATTGCTGCATCAAAAAAAGGTTGCTGACACAGGCGATGAAGGAAATAGCAATAATGTGCCTGAATTAGAACCAGATCCAGAACAAAAGCCCGAACTGGATTTAGACCAGGAACATAAGCACGAACACGAATCGTCTGCATCTCCAATCGACGATACTGGATCCGGTAGTGAAAAGAccagtttgaaaaaaagaccCACTTTTTTACAAAGTCTTATGCGGGTATCTAGTGGAAATGGgtcgtcatcatctttAAAATCCTCCACTTCGAGCTCATCTAGTCAGTTGAGCGGTATTCCACCTTTGCCACCATTGGTATTGGCTGATCACAAGGGCAACATAAAGAATAGACTATTGGATATAGAATTGGCAACCAATATTCAGAGTCTTCTTCCTGCTAGGCTACAACTCTTTGATACTTGGGATCTAGTCTATTCTTTAAGTCAACATGGAATGTCACTCAACACTCTCTACCGCAACTCAAAACCAGAGCACCAACTACAGGAGTTAAAGAAACGTAAAAAAGCTGAGAAGGGATACGCGGATGCCGTAGTCAAGAAAATGATGGTGGCTGATTTTCCTAAACAAGGTGGGTTCACAATTGAACAAAGACGACCGCAAGGATATATCTTGGTTATCAAGGATGAGCACAATGCCAAATTCGGTGCCTACTTGAATGAATACCTCAAGCCTATGGAACACAAAAGATATTATGGAAATGGCGAATGTTTTTTGTGGAAAGTCGAAAATTACGACCCATCAACATTGATTTCTCATAATGAAAAGCCGAATAAAGATAGTTCTGAAAGTTCCTCAAAGAATAATGCTACTCGGTTTAAAGCATTCATGTATACAGGTATTAACGATAATATCATATACTCAAATCGTGATTTTATTGCAATTGGCTCATCCCACGGAGAAAACGGATTATACCTTGATCAATCACTAAGCAGTGGGGTGAGCTATCCCTGTGAAACATTTGGTAATGAAATATTGTGCCTgaataccaaaaaaaatccgAAAGCTGGTTCTTTCAAAATCATGGGCTTGGAAATTTGGCGAGTAGGGACTTTGGAATAA
- the KXD1 gene encoding KxDL motif-containing protein 1, whose product MIDQKDNNSNKLGDNDAEQVESNTRDISDFAMASSENFNFQRLSEQEEETKRVIGSDHQKELEQLKDSDENELDVSSFYKRRTTNISNDSITYSETDDEYVHSDTENSVDSRTILRDFELSGNNVSGLLDHASYFSNSLLSALDSSDLDKTLVVGAQLSGKLNNENQKLLEQRKILNESFTRLHQLFKQNFETLGSDKLSRVERLNKNIKSIEARIEKLRNGTKSSSLSIPFKKNKHRLGLAQMYPIEFHQARDKVLERPIDED is encoded by the coding sequence ATGATTGATCAAAAAGACAATAATAGCAACAAACTTGGTGACAACGATGCAGAACAAGTAGAGAGCAATACAAGAGACATCCTGGATTTTGCAATGGCTAGTCTGGAAAACTTTAATTTCCAAAGACTCAGTGaacaagaggaagagaCAAAACGAGTGATAGGACTGGATCATCAAAAAGAGCTTGAACAGCTTAAAGATTcggatgaaaatgaattaGACGTTAGTCTGTTTTATAAGAGAAGAACTACTAACATCAGCAATGATCTGATCACTTACTCAGAAACTGATGACGAATATGTACATAGCGATACAGAGAATTCTGTTGACTCACGAACTATTCTTCGTGATTTTGAATTGAGTGGCAATAACGTGTCAGGTCTCTTGGACCATGcttcttatttttcaaactcatTGTTATCTGCATTGGACTCGAGTGACTTGGACAAGACGCTAGTTGTAGGTGCCCAGCTAAGCGGGAAATTAAACAATGAGAACCAAAAATTGTTAGAGCAACGCAAAATTTTGAATGAAAGTTTTACTCGATTGCACCAATTGTTCAAACAAAATTTCGAAACGCTCGGTTCTGATAAGCTATCCAGAGTGGAGCgtttaaacaaaaatataaagtCCATTGAAGCACGTATAGAAAAGCTTCGCAATGGCACAAAGAGTCTGCTGCTCAGCATACCatttaaaaagaataaacaCCGTCTTGGACTTGCGCAAATGTATCCCATCGAGTTTCATCAAGCAAGAGATAAAGTATTGGAACGTCCAATAGATGAAGATTAA
- the DDC1 gene encoding DNA damage checkpoint protein, translating into MFLAEIENKRHKTLWSKSVIALQAVAEGINFSVREDGVSLSAINLSRTSHGEIFFKRSFFSKYEVDFSNVMQDGFAPKTAITPSPSYSFLINSRHLATLFRNLDSNGLKYILLRVNWNKNASHTVKYKLLIEIKNKKMIIKKYQTGYLPISKKELSVATTYKEDYSRQTSNNRGDVNRVHHIMIDLVIPRQFLEMVPTSAEDFKIDIKNDKISFGGFTKQIIKDRDYIKQPMAVTVTINLEELADSNLVPNDTLDQPEPAARVLVNFGMRDFRNFLTLVGYFTSSASSYVDQFDEEYANLGNQNDYFHIYFRQPGDPILFDFQSTSHVDVQFIQITAGDKSVEDGREIDPTVLRNRMTLEAPIVHRVAQSKELDAIREGERTTSATEQPQSPPNLPSRSRPRSRSRSDSHSLSRSRSRSASPESMRRFAFGRSLLANEGIDRTILKPLAAVHNETDRRSFSEPSQDVITYDQSNQGRFDNDTEYSDSEEEAAPPLKRRLIENEEYGPTQVEKAKSIF; encoded by the coding sequence ATGTTTCTAGCGGAGATAGAGAATAAACGACATAAAACTTTATGGTCCAAATCAGTGATTGCACTTCAGGCAGTAGCAGAAGGAATTAATTTTTCGGTACGAGAAGATGGAGTCTCACTTTCAGCTATCAATTTAAGCAGGACTTCACATGGTGagatttttttcaaacgaCTGTTTTTTAGCAAATATGAGGTGGACTTTAGTAATGTGATGCAAGATGGATTTGCACCAAAGACTGCAATCACTCCGTCTCCCTCATACTCTTTCTTGATTAACTCGCGTCATTTGGCAACACTTTTTCGCAATTTGGATTCCAATGGATTGAAATACATTCTACTACGCGTTAATTGGAATAAAAACGCATCGCATACCGTAAAGTACAAACTACTAATAGagataaagaacaaaaagatgATTATCAAGAAATATCAAACGGGCTATTTACCAAttagcaaaaaagaactttCCGTTGCAACAACGTATAAAGAAGACTATTCCAGGCAAACAAGTAACAATAGAGGCGATGTGAATAGGGTGCACCATATCATGATAGATTTGGTTATTCCCCGACAATTTTTGGAGATGGTGCCGACTTCTGCCGAGGATTTCAAAATTGACATTAAGAACGACAAGATTCTGTTTGGTGGatttacaaaacaaatcatCAAAGACCGCGATTATATAAAACAGCCCATGGCTGTTACTGTTACCATCAATCTTGAAGAACTTGCCGATAGTAATCTTGTACCGAACGACACACTCGATCAACCAGAACCAGCTGCTAGAGTATTAGTCAATTTTGGAATGCGCGATTTCAGAAATTTCCTAACACTTGTGGGATACTTTACATCGTCTGCATCTTCTTATGTTGATCAGTTTGACGAAGAGTATGCGAACTTGGGAAACCAAAACGACTATTTCCACATCTATTTTCGTCAACCGGGTGATCcaattttatttgatttcCAGAGCACTCTGCATGTAGATGTGCAATTCATACAAATCACGGCTGGTGATAAGAGCGTAGAAGATGGCAGGGAAATCGATCCTACTGTTTTAAGGAACAGAATGACATTAGAGGCACCAATTGTACATCGTGTTGCTCAAAGCAAAGAGTTGGATGCCATAAGAGAAGGTGAAAGGACTACATCGGCAACAGAGCAACCCCAATCACCGCCCAACTTGCCCTCCCGTTCACGTCCACGTTCACGTTCACGTTCTGACTCTCATTCCCTTTCTCGTTCTAGATCAAGATCTGCTTCTCCGGAATCTATGAGACGTTTTGCTTTTGGGCGACTGCTTCTTGCCAACGAGGGTATCGATCGCACCATTTTAAAGCCACTTGCCGCTGTGCATAATGAAACAGATCGTCGCTCCTTTTCAGAGCCACTGCAAGACGTTATTACTTATGATCAAAGTAATCAAGGCCGTTTCGACAATGATACAGAATATAGTGATTCAGAAGAAGAGGCGGCTCCTCCgttaaaaagaagattgattgaaaatgaagaatacGGCCCAACACAGGTTGAAAAAGCCAAATCCATATTTTAG
- the DCG1 gene encoding dal80p-controlled protein yields MTFKLLVINPNSSESVTANLKPVLPKANDVVWEFYTAPPAAPREITGKQTSIESEQIVLEDIKQKELYKTYDGFIVGCYSSHPLITSLSKLARKPVMGIMQATLVYALANPQVTKSFILTSTTEWEPLLDEGILDFVGASEFPSRKFSKTRGLDVSVTSLANEEEYSKIRDRLCSILASDESYKDVDCVLLGCAGLAGLDAKLAADFPHIRFVDSVKVAGTMLHSLAQYESQ; encoded by the coding sequence ATGACATTCAAGCTACTAGTTATCAATCCTAATAGTTCAGAATCAGTTACGGCGAATTTGAAGCCTGTTTTACCCAAGGCAAACGACGTTGTTTGGGAATTTTATACTGCTCCTCCAGCCGCGCCAAGAGAGATCACTGGAAAGCAGACATCGATCGAATCAGAACAAATCGTTTTGGAAGATATTAAGCAAAaagaactttacaaaacatACGACGGCTTTATTGTCGGTTGTTATTCGAGTCACCCATTGATTACATCGTTGAGTAAATTGGCTAGAAAGCCTGTGATGGGTATTATGCAAGCAACTTTGGTCTATGCTCTTGCAAATCCGCAAGTGACCAAACTGTTTATCTTGACGAGTACTACGGAATGGGAGCCTTTACTAGATGAAGGCATACTTGATTTTGTAGGTGCCAGTGAGTTCCCCAGCCGCAAATTCCTGAAAACCCGCGGACTCGATGTCAGCGTTACTAGTTTGGCAAATGAGGAAGAGTATTCCAAAATTCGAGATAGACTTTGCAGTATACTCGCGTCTGATGAATCTTACAAGGACGTCGATTGTGTTCTTCTTGGCTGTGCAGGGTTAGCCGGGCTCGATGCAAAGTTGGCAGCTGATTTCCCACATATACGTTTTGTCGATAGTGTAAAAGTAGCTGGTACCATGCTTCATAGCCTTGCACAATACGAGTCGCAGTAA